The sequence ATAACGATGGAAACCGTGCATTTGGCTGTAAATGGTACATTAATGCGAGGATTGGAACTGAATCCTAACCTATTGGCTGTTGGTGCTACTTTTGTGCGAGAAGCTTTGACAGAAGCAACTTATCGGTTGTGGTCAATAGACGATCGCCATCCAGCTATGATACGAGTAAGTACAGGTGGAAATGCGATCGCACTAGAAATCTGGCTTGTTCCCACATCTGGAATTTGCACAATTTTATTGCAAGAACCACCTGGATTGTGCATCGGCAAAATTCGTCTAGCAGATGGCGAAGAAGTACTTGGTGTTTTAGGCGAATCAGTTCTTTGCGAAGGTAAGCCCGAAATCACCCATTGGGGAGGCTGGCGTGCCTATATTGCCGACTCAGCTAAGCATAAAATATAACCCATGCGCCAAATGTATTGCAAAGTACAAAACTCTATGCTAAGCAATGCTTAAATCAGTTCGTTATCCAGCCTCTGTCATCTGTCTTAAAGCAGAAATTAATATAAGTTTACCTTCACCCCTTTCAAAGGAGGGCTAGAAAGTGAGTACTAGACGCCCCTTGCATCTAAATCGCCGTCAAATAATACGTGGTATTTTAGCTACCACAGCTTTTGGAGTTAGTTCGCGTCTTTGGACTGGATGTACGCCCAATACACCACCAAGTGCAACAAACCCATCAACCCCAAG comes from Argonema galeatum A003/A1 and encodes:
- a CDS encoding glutamyl-tRNA amidotransferase, with translation METVHLAVNGTLMRGLELNPNLLAVGATFVREALTEATYRLWSIDDRHPAMIRVSTGGNAIALEIWLVPTSGICTILLQEPPGLCIGKIRLADGEEVLGVLGESVLCEGKPEITHWGGWRAYIADSAKHKI